From a single Osmerus mordax isolate fOsmMor3 chromosome 14, fOsmMor3.pri, whole genome shotgun sequence genomic region:
- the LOC136956119 gene encoding C-type lectin domain family 4 member M-like yields the protein MAEDIYATPDMTQKVKLKDIYAKPDMTQKVKSEDIYTTPDMTQKVMSDGGEMEERMVDIYVSADTLRGHDPCSEAEDTPENTAGDQLSGAGGPERSLSRAAAVCLGLLCALLLAGVAALGVIYLMTVTVERQQLQTKYDMLTRERDQLNTSNINLTRERDQLNTRNINLTRERDQLNTSNINLTRERDQLNTSNINLTRERNDLERRLWKCLNGWRRFGCSCYYVSTEQKNWTDSRHGCRDRGADLVIINSPEEQEFLNNLTKRVWIGLTDTVTEGTFIWVDGTPLTTPKYWYGSQPDNYPNQPGNDGEDCAEIYYLDPRHPSAPPPTTWNDNTCDSNNFWVCERGI from the exons ATGGCGGAGGACATCTATGCCACACCAGACATGACCCAGAAGGTGAAGTTAAAGGAC ATCTATGCTAAACCAGACATGACCCAGAAGGTGAAGTCAGAGGACATCTACACTACACCAGACATGACCCAGAAGGTGATGTCAgatgggggggagatggaggagaggatggtggaCATCTACGTTAGTGCTGACACCCTCAGAGGTCACGACCCCTGCTCAGAGGCGGAGGATACaccagagaacacagcaggagaTCAGCTCTCAg GTGCTGGGGGtccagagaggagtctctccagagctgcagcagtgtgtctggggctgcTGTGTGCTCTCCTACTGGCTGGGGTCGCAGCACTGGGAGTCATCT ATCTTATGACAGTGACTGTGGAGAGACAACAGCTCCAGACCAAGTATGATatgctgaccagagagagagaccagctgaacaccagtAACAtcaacctgaccagagagagagaccagctgaacacccGTAACAtcaacctgaccagagagagagatcagctgAACACCAGTAACAtcaacctgaccagagagagagatcagctgAACACCAGTAACAtcaacctgaccagagagagaaatgacctTGAGAGGAGGCTATGGA AGTGTCTAAATGGATGGAGGAGGTTTGGCTGCAGCTGTTACTACGTCTCTACTGAGCAGAAAAACTGGACTGACAGCAGACATGGCTGTAGAGACAGAGGAGCAGACCTGGTGATCATAAACAGCCCAGAGGAAcag GAATTCCTCAATAACCTCACCAAGAGAGTGTGGATCGGTCTGACTGACACAGTAACAGAAGGGACCTTTATCTGGGTGGATGGAACTCCACTGACCACACCCAA GTACTGGTACGGCTCTCAGCCTGATAATTACCCTAACCAACCAGGCAATGATGGTGAGGACTGTGCTGAGATATACTACTTAGACCCTCGACATCCAAGTGCTCCTCCTCCCACAACATGGAATGATAACACATGTGATTCTAATAAtttctgggtctgtgagagagggatctaa